ATATCATCAGCATAGATGCCCAAGGTAAACTCAAGTGCGCATGTAAAGCCACGTGAAAAATGGTAAAATAAAGTAGCGCGTAAGATATCCTGGTCATACGACAAACCTCTGGAACAAGTCCCAGAACACCAGACACAAAGAGAGAGTTGTTGGCTTTGATGGCCTGAGAATATGGTCCCAAGGCTGCCGGAGCCTTTCTGTTTGGACAGCTTCCTTTATGCTTGCAATCAGGAAAATCAAAAGCATCGATGTTCAGGGATTGTGAAACACAATGAAATTAAAAGCTAATAAAAAAACATCTGGGAAAACACATTGAGGAAAACCCTTTTTTATGAGCAAGACGTAAAGAACAATTATGAATTTAGTTAACGTTAATATTTAGTAatctgtttaaaaaataatctctTTCATAAGAGGAACTAAGACCCCCGCCGTATCATTCAACTCTAGGTTAAGATAAAATCCGAACTTTAATCAGCAAATGAAATGCTCACTCAAACTCGGCCCACATTATCAACAACTTGAACCAACTTTTGGTAAAACCAGAACAATGTTCCATATCCAAAAGTTGATTTCGGTTTCCTTCCCGAGACAGTTCTCTATCAAATTAAAACGAAATGAAGGGAGCTTACGAGAATCAGTGGAAAGGCCCAAGCAAGCAAAGGGGTGCACGGATCGCTTGGAAGAAGAACATGAAGAGCGCCCCAGGGTGGTGCCTGCGACGGAGACAAAGCCTATGCCGCCGGCGAAATGAGCCTGTTTGCGCAGTGCGCCCACTTCGATCATCGGTACGTGCATTGACCTCGCCGCACACCACGCCATCTCTCTCTGATCACACGCTGTCTCGCTTTTCGTCTAGTAGTGCAAGTACTCGGCAGAATCTTGCCCCTATACAAACCCCGTAATTGAAGATGTTCGTCGGGCTTGGATtcttttctatttctaattGGGAAAATACAGCTCACGTAATTAGttgaaaagtaaattttattaaaaataatattaatttaaattttaaatataaataaattaatattaatatataaattaatacgcaattatatttatatataataaaattctttttaattttatgtacatTGAGAAATGCGACCCTTCCttaatttatacaaaataatcctcaaaaataaaataaaaatcctaaattttcttcactattgtgtgtttgtattttaaattttatttaataaatcctCTATAAGTTAATCCTAAGCTAAAGTATTCAATTAAACAGATCAGATTTTTCCattctttataaaatttaaaaacatataaaaaagagTAGCAATTtcatacaaataaatttataatctaatgtaatttaatatgataaagtaaatttactttatgataaaataataaaaatactttataaaatcaatattttgagTCAATTTTCTTGCTAGAAAAGAGTCTCTTTTGGCTCTTATTTCTACTCGGTACGTCCGAATCATTATTCCCTTTAAGCTCACCTTCAAGACATaaactgtttttttattttattttgagaaactGTTTTGGTCTAGGCATttccaaaaggaaaaatatagtttggTGGGCTGCAAGCTTGGGCTCGGCCTTAACATAACCTCGTACCCGAGACTGCTAACCGAGCCTAGATCAAGCATGGGCCAGAGTCCAAGCCAactttattgaatatttatgTTTGAGTTCCCAGTTATTTTAGTGAGCATTTCGAACTATTGGGATTTGGATGCATCGAGTTTATGTTATTGTTAggcaattttctatttttttattttaattttttattttaattttttaatttttaattttttgtgtcGACCCAATCTCCATTCACATGGAATTGTATAACCGTGTAATCCAGGCTGATACTGGTAGCTTTAAGAGATAACTTGAAATTTGCAGGCATTCATCCCAAAGAGACAGACAGACAACTACTAGCATTATATTCGCAGTTTCTACAAACCAATCATCCTTTTTCTGATCTGGTGGAAGGGTGAAGCCCCAGTAGTTTACAATGCATCGATTTCATCAGAAACATGTTCTCTACATAATGGGCAAGTGCCTTGTCGGGTTAGCCACTTGTCTATGCAGTACTGATGAAAGAGGTGTCCACAGTTGGGAAGTTCTCTCACAGGGTCTTGTTCCTTGAAATCCTGCATATATCAACACCATTTCCTTGTTAACACAGAAcccataactatatatatatatacatatatatgttgttTTAGCTCCCAAATATGGGGGCAAGTGGTTATTTTGTGCTAACCTGTATGCAAATGGAGCAACAGAAATCAGGACAGGATTTGATCTTCTTGCTAGAATAATGGAACTTATGCATGGGAAACGTTTGGATGCAGCAGTAGGATAATCCTCTAACTCCaccaatatcatatatatctgAAACTTCTCGATTAGTTGTGTCAAGGGTCCTATCCTGCTCATTGAGTTTGCTATTACATGAGTAAACATTGGGCAACAGTTCCCAATGACTGAACTTATATAGGCAGAGCACATAGAGAGAGATATACTTACTTGCCACTGATAGGCTTTTAGCACTGCAGGACATACCCATTCCATGAAGACCTTCCCGTTCATTATACTAACTAGGAGAGCAGTCTGTCAAAGTTTATAATTATCAATACAACACAACCGTTAAAAGGGTATAGTATCAGGGATTaagggaagaaaacaaaaaaaaaaacaaaaaaaaaaaaagtgagggaTTAAGGGAATAAATAACAAATTCAGGGTTGAAAATGGGGGGATGGGATACTTGTGATGGGAATGATTTCAATAATGTTATGTGAGGTGGCTAGCAAGATCGTGTGCAACAAAACAAAGTGGACATTTTCATGAACTTTTGTTGTTATCCACGAGCAAGTGCGCCCTTGAGAGTATGTCTTTTATGAACTGAGTCAATTTTCCAATCATATGATATGCCATCATTATGAAATGCTATGTTTCCTGTTTCCATCTATCTAAAGAATCGCCTTCTGGGATTAGGTTATCCAGGCCAAGAACTTGAACTTCCTTGACAGTAAAGAGGACTACTTTTGCTTTTCCTGCACTAGGATCATTGTGTGGGCCTCTAGAGGTCCAACCATAGAGAAGGCTTTGATTATCATGGCATACAACTGCAAGCCTTTGGAAATTTATTCCAGACAACAATATCAAAACTGAGTTGATGGCGTTTGGTGGGGTGGGAGGCTATGATTCAACTTTGCCTTGAATCATAGCCATAATGCTATGTGCCTATGTtgtgcatttttcaaaatatgcaGAATAATAATGCATCTCATTATTGCTTACATGTCATAATGTCAACTGAATAGCCCATATGCCATTACCTTAGACAATGACTCAGAATCAGCTGCTGATTCCAATAGTTGAATGCCTGAAAGGGCCCCTGTCACAGCTCCTATCACTGCTCCATTTAGGAACCCAGTTTCTGTGGTCTGGCCTTTGATGACTCCAATAAATACTCCCACCATAGCACCTCCTACAAAACCGAAATGCATTTGAGTTTCCATCATTTACTCAtagaaaaatagtaattttttacaTGTTGATTATTTCCTATAAATTAGCTGTCAGAACCGATATGGTCTTGACTCTTCAAACTAAATGAACCGCAAGAAGATAATGTTACATGTTTCGAGTTTGTAGGGCTGGATTTGCACTGCTTTATGTGATGAACGGTTGTGACTATTAGAAAAACCACTTATTTATAACCACTAGGGGTTCCTCAACCAAGTTTTACTAAAATGAAGAAGCAAGAGCAAACGTACCCAATGCAAAAATGCAGGTGAATATAGCAGAAGCTACTCTCTTCATCACTCTGATTAAAAACCCAGTTCTAAAACCACTAATTGCAGCCTCTTTAGACCTCAATGCGACCTTTGTTATGCCAGAAAACCACCCGCCCTCCATTGCTGGAAAGAAGCTCGAGGGTGCGATGTGTTTGAATTAGCTGTAAAGGGCCAAGAGCTTGACTTTGTGAATGAGTGAAGTTGGACGATCAGCTAGCATTTATAAAAGCAAAGAAATAGAATCGGCATTTAAGAGGGCTAAACCTCAGGCCCACCCACATGCATCACTGCAGCAGATACATGACTTAGTCCACCTTTTGAGGCTATACAGGATTTGGTAGGATTTTTAGAGCAATAAGCGGCTGCTAAATGGAGGGTAAAAACTTGAGCAACCCAGTAAAAATGATGGATCAGTCACGTTCTCTTATctacacacacatgcatatacAATGTTGGAAATTATAtacttttttggtttttttgccCTTATATGGGATGGGATTCACAGTACATTTTCTAGTCTAAAATCAACATATACCCAAAACCTTATCTTGATCTCTTGTTGATTACTTCGGTATTGCAGGTGAGTTCTAAAACAGGATATAGAATCATGCCTATCAGTATGCTATGCGCATCAACcatcaaatatataaagatatgaCAGAGACTCCGTCAAATGCAGACAGATGTAAGATAATCCTTCTTCGAAATACAATCATATGTTGTATGTCACACAAGCCTTCCCGTCcatgtcattttaaaaaatgcatactcaaataaaataaattgcaaGAACATTCATGTTTTGAAAGGGTTCAGCTGTCTCTTCACCTAGTTCTCACTGACCTCTGATTTGGTTCAC
This Carya illinoinensis cultivar Pawnee chromosome 11, C.illinoinensisPawnee_v1, whole genome shotgun sequence DNA region includes the following protein-coding sequences:
- the LOC122280654 gene encoding reactive Intermediate Deaminase A, chloroplastic-like isoform X2 gives rise to the protein MAWCAARSMHVPMIEVGALRKQAHFAGGIGFVSVAGTTLGRSSCSSSKRSVHPFACLGLSTDSRSCPNRKAPAALGPYSQAIKANNSLFVSGVLGLVPEVLKNMGEILKAGGASYASVVKTTIMLADLNDFKKVNEIYAKYFPSPAPARSTFEVAALPLGAKIEIECIAAT
- the LOC122280654 gene encoding reactive Intermediate Deaminase A, chloroplastic-like isoform X1, yielding MAWCAARSMHVPMIEVGALRKQAHFAGGIGFVSVAGTTLGRSSCSSSKRSVHPFACLGLSTDSHCKHKGSCPNRKAPAALGPYSQAIKANNSLFVSGVLGLVPEVLKNMGEILKAGGASYASVVKTTIMLADLNDFKKVNEIYAKYFPSPAPARSTFEVAALPLGAKIEIECIAAT
- the LOC122280654 gene encoding reactive Intermediate Deaminase A, chloroplastic-like isoform X4 → MAWCAARSMHVPMIEVGALRKQAHFAGGIGFVSVAGTTLGRSSCSSSKRSVHPFACLGLSTDSRSCPNRKAPAALGPYSQAIKANNSLFVSGVLGLVPETFLRLPQLVQPLKLLHYHWVPKLKSSALLQHKLLWRMASASSGSLD
- the LOC122280887 gene encoding NEP1-interacting protein-like 1 isoform X1 — protein: MEGGWFSGITKVALRSKEAAISGFRTGFLIRVMKRVASAIFTCIFALGGAMVGVFIGVIKGQTTETGFLNGAVIGAVTGALSGIQLLESAADSESLSKTALLVSIMNGKVFMEWVCPAVLKAYQWQDRTLDTTNREVSDIYDIGGVRGLSYCCIQTFPMHKFHYSSKKIKSCPDFCCSICIQDFKEQDPVRELPNCGHLFHQYCIDKWLTRQGTCPLCREHVSDEIDAL
- the LOC122280654 gene encoding reactive Intermediate Deaminase A, chloroplastic-like isoform X3, which encodes MAWCAARSMHVPMIEVGALRKQAHFAGGIGFVSVAGTTLGRSSCSSSKRSVHPFACLGLSTDSHCKHKGSCPNRKAPAALGPYSQAIKANNSLFVSGVLGLVPETFLRLPQLVQPLKLLHYHWVPKLKSSALLQHKLLWRMASASSGSLD
- the LOC122280887 gene encoding NEP1-interacting protein 2-like isoform X2, whose protein sequence is MEGGWFSGITKVALRSKEAAISGFRTGFLIRVMKRVASAIFTCIFALGGAMVGVFIGVIKGQTTETGFLNGAVIGAVTGALSGIQLLESAADSESLSKTALLVSIMNGKVFMEWVCPAVLKAYQWQIYMILVELEDYPTAASKRFPCISSIILARRSNPVLISVAPFAYRISRNKTL